One genomic region from Rosa rugosa chromosome 1, drRosRugo1.1, whole genome shotgun sequence encodes:
- the LOC133722562 gene encoding kinesin-like protein KIN-8B, whose protein sequence is MPSIRAPAAKKATTLTVAVKCRPFRERERGRDIVKVIENKEVLVLDPDLSKDYLERIQNRTKEKKYCFDHAFDPDCTNLDVYTKCISSVISGVVHGLNATVFAYGSTGSGKTYTMVGTQNDPGLMVLSLHTIFDLIKKDKSSDEFEVTCSYLEVYNEVIYDLLEKSSGHLELREDPEQGIIVAGLRCIKVQSADKILELLNVGNSRRKTESTEANATSSRSHAVLEIKIKRKQKNKYRNQIMRGKLALVDLAGSERASETNNGGQKLRDGANINRSLLALANCINALGKQQKKGLAYVPYRNSKLTRILKDGLSGNSQTVMVATVSPVDNQYHHTVNTLKYADRAKEIKTHIQKNIGTVDTHVSDYQQMIDSLQVEVGRLKKELAEKESQLSVKPVEKAADDELSWLNILSHETSENVQERINLQKASFELEETNRRNRTELQQLDDAIAKQHALEKDGEVVEALRARRQIILDNIRENDEAGVTYQTEIEANEKHRYQLQHMIEEAISNNGNKTYLRILSQHRLLGMANAELQFEMAMRDQVINNQREALKNMWDLLMGLGLDERQVLDLAVKQGITIEDGATTPRLGLSAREQSPDLGYGSRHTSFGQSPGMGQSYSRSSCIFQQTQDFGSRSSPQGHSDMAQSFCREERSFYLMSHDHSPSAFMRMRTSSEHWFAGRPSSLFGNLDKHPQDLRTSYPGTR, encoded by the exons ATGCCGAGTATTAGAGCTCCGGCGGCCAAGAAAGCCACTACACTAACG GTTGCTGTGAAATGCAGGCCGTTCAGGGAGAGAGAGCGCGGCCGCGACATTGTTAAAGTGATTGAAAATAAG GAGGTGCTTGTGTTGGATCCTGATCTGTCCAAGGACTACCTGGAGAGGATACAGAATCGAACCAAGGAGAAGAAGTATTGCTTTGATCATGCATTCGATCCTGACTGTACTAATTTG GATGTCTACACAAAATGCATATCGTCCGTGATCTCTGGGGTTGTTCATGGTCTCAATGCAACTGTGTTTGCGTATGGTTCTACCGGAAG TGGTAAAACATATACAATGGTGGGGACACAAAATGATCCCGGGCTCATGGTTCTCAGTTTGCATACAATATTTGATCTGATAAAAAAGGACAAGAGCTCTGATGAATTTGAAGTTACCTGCTCCTATCTTGAAGTCTATAACGAA GTTATCTATGATTTGCTTGAAAAGTCATCCGGCCATTTGGAACTCAGAGAGGATCCAGAGCAAGGAATCATTGTTGCTGGCCTGAGGTGTATAAAG GTTCAGTCAGCTGATAAGATCCTTGAACTCTTAAACGTGGGGAATAGCCGACGGAAAACTGAAAGCACGGAGGCTAATGCAACATCTTCTCG ATCGCATGCAGTGctggaaataaaaattaaaagaaagcaGAAAAATAAGTACCGGAATCAAATCATGCGAGGCAAACTCGCTCTTGTGGATCTTGCCGGCAGTGAACGTGCTTCTGAAACAAACAATGGAGGCCAAAAGTTAAGGGATGGTGCCAATATTAACCGTTCACTTCTTGCCTTAGCAAACTGCATAAATGCTCTGGGGAAACAGCAAAAGAAGGGTCTTGCTTATGTACCTTATCGCAACAG CAAATTGACACGAATACTCAAAGATGGTCTGAGTGGTAATTCTCAGACAGTCATGGTTGCTACTGTATCCCCTGTTGACAATCAGTATCATCACACTGTGAATACTTTGAAGTATGCTGATCGAGCAAAGGAGATAAAGACACACATCCAG AAAAACATTGGCACTGTTGATACACATGTATCAGACTACCAACAAATGATTGACAGTCTTCAG GTTGAGGTTGGCCGTTTGAAAAAAGAACTAGCTGAAAAGGAATCACAACTAAGTGTCAAACCAGTTGAGAAGGCTGCAGACGATGAGCTTTCTTGGTTGAATATTTTGAGCCATGAAACCAGTGAAAATGTTCAGGAAAGAATAAACCTACAGAAGGCATCATTTGAGCTTGAGGAAACCAACCGTCGTAACCGCACTGAACTACAACAGCTTGACGATGCTATAGCAAAACAACAT GCTCTTGAAAAAGATGGAGAAGTAGTAGAGGCTTTAAGAGCAAGACGGCAAATCATTTTAGATAACATTCGTGAGAATGATGAAGCTGGTGTCACTTACCAGACG GAAATCGAAGCAAATGAGAAGCATAGATACCAACTTCAACATATGATTGAGGAGGCCATCAGTAACAATGGCAACAAAACTTACTTGCGCATTCTTAGCCAACACAGGCTATTG GGAATGGCTAATGCTGAGCTTCAATTTGAAATGGCAATGAGGGATCAAGTCATTAACAACCAACGGGAAGCACTGAAAAACATGTGGGACTTGCTGATGGGATTAGGACTTGATGAAAGACAGGTCTTGGATCTTGCAGTTAAGCAGGGAATCACAATAGAAGATGGGGCCACAACTCCCCGACTTGGCCTTTCTGCAAGGGAGCAGTCACCAGATTTAGGTTACGGCAGCAGACATACTTCTTTTGGTCAATCTCCTGGCATGGGGCAATCGTATTCTAGATCATCTTGTATCTTTCAGCAAACTCAGGACTTTGGTTCGAGGTCATCCCCCCAGGGACATTCGGATATGGCTCAGTCTTTTTGCAGGGAGGAGCGCTCCTTCTACTTAATGTCTCATGACCATTCCCCTTCGGCATTTATGAGGATGAGGACAAGTAGTGAGCACTGGTTCGCTGGCAGGCCTAGTTCGTTGTTTGGTAATCTTGATAAACATCCTCAAGATTTGCGAACATCATATCCAGGCACTAGGTAA
- the LOC133722619 gene encoding 2-alkenal reductase (NADP(+)-dependent)-like, giving the protein MASGEGEVMRNKQVIFRDYVTGNPKESDMYVTDSSTIKLKVPQGSVAVLVKNLYLACDPYLRIRMGRIEGSSVFTSFTPGSPLSGFGVAKVLDSGHPEFKEGDLVWGTTGWEEYSLITEPEQLFKIHHTDVPLSYYTGLLGVPGMTAFVGFHEVCSPKRGDSVFVSAAAGAVGQLVGQFAKLMGCYVVGSVGSKEKVDLLKNKLGFDEAFNYKEEQDLDAALKRYFPKGIDIYFENVGGKMLDAVLLNMRPHGHIAVCGMISHYNLNQPQGFSNLISLIYNRIRMEGFVVFDYFHLYPKYLDMVLPYIREGKIVYLEDIVEGLESGPAALVGLFSGRNVGKQVVLVAPAE; this is encoded by the exons GGCGAGTGGTGAGGGGGAAGTGATGAGGAACAAGCAGGTGATATTCAGGGACTATGTGACTGGCAATCCCAAAGAGTCGGACATGTACGTGACAGACAGTAGTACCATTAAGCTCAAGGTTCCACAGGGCTCAGTCGCGGTGCTAGTCAAGAACCTTTACTTGGCGTGTGACCCTTATTTGAGGATTCGAATGGGGCGAATTGAAGGTTCTAGTGTCTTCACTTCCTTCACCCCTGGCTCT CCATTGAGTGGATTTGGAGTGGCTAAAGTCTTGGATTCCGGGCATCCGGAGTTTAAGGAAGGTGACTTGGTTTGGGGAACAACCGGATGGGAAGAGTATAGTCTCATCACAGAACCAGAACAACTCTTCAAGATCCACCACACTGACGTGCCCCTTTCCTACTATACTGGACTTcttg GTGTGCCGGGTATGACTGCCTTTGTCGGTTTCCATGAAGTGTGCTCGCCTAAAAGAGGAGATTCTGTGTTCGTTTCTGCAGCAGCTGGTGCTGTTGGTCAGCTTGTTGGGCAATTTGCAAAGTTGATGGGGTGCTATGTTGTTGGAAGTGTCGGAAGCAAAGAGAAG GTCGATCTACTAAAGAACAAGCTAGGGTTTGATGAGGCTTTCAATTATAAGGAAGAGCAAGACCTTGATGCTGCTTTGAAAAG GTACTTCCCAAAAGGCATTGATATTTACTTCGAGAATGTTGGTGGTAAAATGCTGGATGCAGTCCTTCTCAACATGAGACCTCATGGCCATATTGCCGTGTGTGGAATGATCTCACATTACAATCTCAATCAACCACAAGGCTTTAGCAATCTCATCTCTCTCATCTACAATCGGATTCGTATGGAAGGCTTCGTTGTTTTCGATTACTTCCATCTCTATCCCAAGTACTTGGACATGGTGTTGCCTTACATCAGAGAAGGAAAAATAGTGTATCTGGAAGATATAGTTGAAGGCCTCGAGAGTGGTCCGGCTGCTCTTGTAGGGCTCTTTAGTGGTCGTAATGTCGGAAAACAAGTAGTTTTGGTTGCTCCAGCTGAATGA